In Acidobacteriota bacterium, one genomic interval encodes:
- a CDS encoding efflux RND transporter permease subunit, whose translation MQKLAEICIKRPVFAAMIILALVVVGAASYFRLGVDRFPSFDLPTVSVRTSLPGGSPEEVESEVSQKIEEVVNTVEGIQELRSNSQQGQSYVIATFNLERDIDVAAQDVRDRVATVIRSLPRDVDPPIVGKFNSDFSPVMTVALSADRSVRELTELADKVVKPQLERSAGVGEINIQGGLGRAINVWVDADRLAAYQIPITNIRNAIVRQNADVPGGNVTQGAREQTLRTMGRVADPKIFNDLVVATINGAPVRIRDIGFAEDGTREQRSAARLNGVPTVTLEVRRQTGANSVEVIEAAKANLARIAGQLPSDVKMEVIRDQSRYIYAALHEITLHLVLGSILASLVVFAFMRSFRSTLIAAIAIPASVISTFGMMRALNFTLNSVTMLALVLMVGVVIDDAIVVLENIFRFVEEKKMRPFEAARAATAEIGLAVMATTFSLVVIFVPVSFMSSISGRFLYQFGITASVAILVSLLVSFTLTPMMSARLLKAGDAASHGHETANSRRGFYGIIDRAYTWMLGHAVRNRAIVAVVAFLVILSSVPLYKVVKQDYIPTDVDEAEFDVGVTARDGTSLAAMNEVMHSVETDLKSTPGVILVLANAGGGGGFGGGSVNQGGAYVRIAPIGERTFSIARLFEGIIHGKPLDVFKNNYSQRDVMQEIRSRLRKYKDLRTSVRNAQSVNIGGGRFEIEFVLRGPDLETLSKYAEELRQKAPQLGILDADTSLKLDKPELRVEIDRERAADLGVATEEIASALRLMVGGDQRVSRFHDESVNDDYDVQLRLSEGQRNDPATIARLYVPRQNGTLARLDNLINISQAKTASRIERLDRLRQVSLQGSVAPGYALADRLDALRKEVTNMNLPAGYTMAVSGRAKELERTFNEFIWAFLLSVIFMYMILASQFESVVHPITILLSLPLSIPFALVSLWATGNTLNLYSALGILVLFGVVKKNAILQIDHMNGLRRSGMDRPAAIMQANRDRLRPILMTTLALVAGMMPLALGTGPGSDERRAIAVVVIGGQTLSLLLTLIVTPVAYSLLDDIGTTEAWRSLASRVYAITHPFRKRVNSAVAQRGVSSEIDSIGAEIQAAAKKDDEMKVGVGD comes from the coding sequence ATGCAGAAACTAGCAGAAATCTGTATCAAGCGACCGGTCTTCGCGGCAATGATAATCCTCGCTCTGGTGGTAGTCGGCGCCGCCAGTTACTTTCGCCTCGGAGTGGACCGATTCCCATCGTTCGATCTGCCCACGGTGAGCGTGCGCACCTCGCTGCCGGGCGGCTCGCCTGAAGAGGTTGAGAGCGAGGTCTCTCAGAAGATCGAGGAAGTCGTCAATACGGTCGAGGGCATTCAGGAGCTGCGCTCGAATTCGCAGCAGGGACAGTCGTACGTGATAGCCACGTTCAACCTCGAGCGAGATATCGACGTTGCCGCTCAAGATGTTCGCGACCGCGTGGCCACCGTCATCCGCAGCCTTCCCCGCGACGTCGACCCGCCCATCGTCGGCAAGTTCAACAGTGATTTCTCGCCTGTTATGACAGTCGCGCTGTCGGCGGACCGGTCGGTGCGTGAACTGACCGAGTTGGCGGACAAGGTAGTAAAACCCCAGCTCGAGCGCTCAGCCGGAGTTGGTGAGATAAACATTCAGGGGGGACTCGGCCGGGCCATTAACGTCTGGGTCGATGCCGACCGGCTGGCCGCTTATCAGATCCCGATCACCAACATCCGCAACGCGATTGTTCGTCAAAACGCCGACGTGCCCGGCGGCAACGTCACCCAGGGCGCGCGCGAGCAGACGCTGCGCACGATGGGCCGCGTCGCAGACCCGAAGATCTTCAACGATCTGGTCGTGGCTACAATCAACGGAGCGCCGGTCCGTATTCGAGACATCGGTTTTGCCGAAGACGGAACACGGGAGCAGCGCTCGGCCGCGCGGCTAAACGGCGTGCCTACCGTGACGCTCGAGGTAAGGCGGCAGACCGGCGCAAACTCGGTCGAGGTTATCGAAGCGGCGAAAGCGAATCTCGCGCGCATTGCGGGCCAGCTTCCCTCCGATGTGAAGATGGAAGTGATTCGCGATCAGTCGAGGTACATTTACGCCGCGCTGCATGAGATCACGCTTCACCTTGTGCTGGGCAGCATACTGGCGTCTCTAGTGGTGTTTGCTTTCATGCGAAGCTTCCGATCGACTCTGATTGCCGCTATTGCGATACCGGCTTCGGTGATCTCGACCTTCGGCATGATGCGCGCGCTGAACTTCACGCTGAACAGCGTAACGATGCTGGCGCTGGTGCTGATGGTCGGCGTGGTCATTGATGATGCGATAGTGGTGCTCGAAAACATTTTCCGCTTCGTCGAGGAAAAAAAGATGCGGCCATTCGAGGCCGCGCGGGCCGCCACCGCGGAGATAGGACTCGCGGTCATGGCGACGACCTTCAGTCTTGTCGTCATCTTTGTGCCGGTGTCGTTCATGTCGAGCATCTCGGGAAGGTTCCTCTATCAGTTCGGGATCACCGCTTCGGTTGCGATACTGGTGAGCTTGCTGGTGTCGTTCACGCTGACGCCGATGATGAGCGCTCGGCTGCTCAAAGCAGGGGACGCGGCCTCGCACGGGCACGAGACGGCTAATTCGAGGCGCGGTTTCTACGGCATTATCGATCGCGCTTACACCTGGATGCTGGGGCACGCAGTTCGTAATCGCGCGATCGTGGCCGTGGTCGCTTTCCTTGTGATTCTTTCGTCGGTGCCGCTCTACAAGGTCGTAAAGCAAGACTACATTCCGACCGACGTGGACGAAGCCGAGTTTGACGTTGGCGTGACGGCTCGCGACGGCACAAGTCTGGCTGCGATGAATGAAGTGATGCACTCGGTCGAAACCGACCTCAAATCGACGCCGGGCGTGATTTTAGTGCTTGCGAATGCCGGGGGCGGCGGCGGGTTTGGCGGTGGCTCGGTCAATCAGGGCGGCGCTTATGTGCGAATAGCTCCGATCGGGGAGCGCACATTCTCAATCGCGCGGTTGTTTGAGGGAATCATACACGGCAAGCCTCTCGACGTATTCAAAAACAACTACTCTCAACGCGATGTGATGCAGGAGATTCGCAGCCGCCTTCGCAAGTACAAAGACCTGCGCACGTCGGTTCGCAACGCGCAGTCGGTCAACATCGGCGGCGGACGATTTGAAATAGAATTCGTGCTGCGCGGGCCGGACCTCGAGACACTCTCCAAATATGCCGAGGAGCTTCGACAGAAAGCGCCTCAGCTTGGAATCCTGGATGCGGATACGTCATTGAAGCTCGACAAGCCGGAGCTTCGAGTTGAAATAGATCGGGAGCGGGCAGCCGACCTCGGCGTCGCTACTGAAGAGATCGCCAGCGCGCTGCGTCTTATGGTCGGAGGTGACCAGCGGGTCTCGCGCTTCCACGACGAATCGGTCAACGACGATTATGACGTGCAGCTCCGCTTGAGCGAGGGACAACGAAATGATCCGGCCACGATCGCGCGGCTGTACGTGCCCCGTCAGAACGGGACGCTCGCTCGCCTCGATAACCTGATCAACATCAGCCAGGCCAAGACCGCATCGCGAATCGAACGGCTCGACCGGCTGCGACAGGTAAGTCTGCAGGGTTCGGTCGCGCCCGGATACGCGCTGGCCGACCGACTGGACGCGCTTCGGAAAGAAGTCACCAACATGAATCTCCCCGCCGGGTATACGATGGCGGTGTCGGGACGCGCTAAGGAACTTGAACGCACCTTCAATGAGTTCATTTGGGCATTCCTGTTGTCGGTAATCTTCATGTACATGATCCTGGCCTCGCAGTTTGAGAGCGTCGTTCACCCGATCACGATATTGCTCTCGCTCCCGCTCTCTATACCGTTCGCGCTGGTGTCGCTCTGGGCAACCGGCAACACGCTGAACCTCTATTCTGCGCTTGGCATCCTGGTGTTGTTCGGGGTCGTAAAGAAAAACGCGATTCTTCAAATTGACCACATGAACGGGCTGAGAAGGAGCGGAATGGATCGTCCCGCGGCGATTATGCAAGCGAACCGCGACCGCCTTCGCCCAATCTTAATGACAACGCTGGCGCTGGTAGCAGGCATGATGCCACTGGCCCTCGGGACCGGTCCGGGCTCGGATGAGCGTCGCGCAATCGCAGTGGTTGTGATAGGCGGACAGACGCTTTCGTTATTGTTAACGCTGATCGTCACGCCGGTGGCTTACTCGCTGCTCGATGATATCGGAACAACTGAAGCGTGGCGTTCGCTCGCAAGCCGCGTATACGCGATCACCCATCCGTTCAGGAAAAGAGTCAACTCGGCAGTCGCGCAGCGGGGAGTTTCATCGGAGATCGACAGCATCGGTGCGGAGATTCAAGCTGCGGCGAAGAAGGATGATGAGATGAAAGTGGGAGTCGGGGACTAG
- a CDS encoding clan AA aspartic protease, with amino-acid sequence METKKVPMMGEVRVHVELSNAVDEGLVRRGLLRPDQVRKYSADALVDTGAIASVLPIHVVQQLGLATVGKARAEYANGFEETVDLTEPVGIAINGRRATEETLVLGSEVLIGQTILERMDLLVDCVNKRVVPNPAHPDQPVLKVK; translated from the coding sequence ATGGAAACGAAGAAGGTGCCAATGATGGGAGAAGTTAGAGTCCACGTAGAACTCAGCAATGCAGTAGACGAAGGCCTTGTAAGAAGAGGCTTACTGAGGCCCGATCAAGTACGAAAGTATTCGGCCGATGCTCTGGTGGATACAGGTGCCATCGCATCTGTCCTACCGATTCACGTCGTACAGCAGTTGGGTCTGGCCACGGTAGGAAAAGCCAGAGCCGAGTATGCTAATGGCTTTGAAGAAACTGTAGACTTGACCGAACCGGTAGGTATTGCGATCAACGGCCGCCGTGCTACAGAGGAGACGCTGGTGTTAGGGTCCGAGGTCCTTATTGGTCAAACCATCCTGGAACGAATGGATCTCTTGGTTGATTGTGTTAACAAACGGGTGGTCCCAAACCCGGCACATCCCGATCAGCCAGTGTTGAAAGTTAAATGA
- a CDS encoding type II toxin-antitoxin system Phd/YefM family antitoxin, producing the protein MSSRVTPAIRTIAMTKARNNLGNLVKRVHHNKEYFILEKDGVPVVAIMDIDEFEDYLELNDPKARREIEKSNEAIRAGRTRPASELLAEMRAPKKAKARKLQNQKV; encoded by the coding sequence TTGAGCAGCAGAGTCACCCCAGCGATACGAACGATCGCGATGACGAAGGCCAGAAATAATCTTGGCAATTTGGTAAAGCGTGTCCATCACAACAAAGAGTACTTCATCCTCGAGAAGGACGGTGTCCCAGTCGTCGCCATTATGGACATTGACGAGTTTGAGGACTATCTAGAACTCAACGACCCAAAGGCTCGCCGCGAAATCGAAAAGAGTAACGAAGCCATCCGTGCTGGCCGCACCCGCCCGGCAAGTGAGCTACTTGCTGAGATGCGCGCTCCGAAGAAAGCTAAAGCTCGTAAGCTCCAGAATCAGAAAGTATGA
- a CDS encoding efflux RND transporter permease subunit: MTLAELCVKRPVFAVMLITFLVVLGVFSFRDLGVDLFPKADPATVTINVRLPGATSEEVTTQVVLPLEEAVSTISGLDELNSQATEGNARITCKFLLEREIESAAQDVREKVAGAIRRLPPNILPPIIQKADPDSDPVISLVVAGDKNLRETTEVADKEIKRVLETVDGVGEVSMTGGRDRQIRVFADAERLNAHNITISQLQRAIQSENVEIPGGRIIRGESELGIRTLGRIDAISQFGDIIVANVDGTPIRVTDVGRVEDSFAEPRTWNMIDGKQAVSLDVRRQSGTNTVKIINAVKKKIEQIKKSIPPGITLRIIRDQSVFINASVASLEEHLLFGSLLASLVVLLFIRNLRSVLIAAVAIPTSIIATFTLLKAMDFTLNNMTLLALTLAVGIVIDDAIVVLENIVRYIEEKHYEPRQAAIEATKEITLAVVATTISLVIIFVPIAFMTGYARRYVNQFGWTMAFAVMVSMLVSFTLTPMLSSRLLKRLAHKRENEGGSTAPAESQVTDHASRITNQEEHTSKDSRFFGWTDRTYGRILEWSLNHRIVVVAIALATFALTFPLNAMVGRDWIPPDDQSEFSVSMNWPEGTSIEGTSKQAIEIAERIKQIPEVEFVNPFIHEGISSHNHIYVRLVDLSKRSISNLEVAAKIRKINAEYKNLRSKIIIPSALGGGELYFPVRAPILGPDFQKAAELSKQVAERMRSIPGLLDVEASVSLNSPELQVKIDRQRASDLGVRASDVAGAVRLMISGEDQISTYKEGDEQYDVTLQLLPEQQKDREVLARLMIPSSKVGQVRLDSLATIEHGLGPSRIERFNRQFQVSVNANNAPDFPLDQAARTVGDEIKKVGLPAGYTYRFLGAVKILEETTANLIIAFLLASIFMYMVLAAQFESFLHPFTIMLALPLSIPFALFSLWVTGRTLNLWSALGVLLLLGIVKKNGILQVDYTNKLRERGVPLREAILQANHVRLRPILMTTFSIIAGLIPTAIGIGAGSAQRSAIAVTIIGGQSLCLLLTLVVTPVAYSIFAELEERSVFAAARARLARLKLSAARFLSFLIR; this comes from the coding sequence ATGACACTTGCTGAACTCTGCGTAAAGCGGCCGGTATTCGCGGTCATGCTTATCACGTTTTTGGTCGTGCTCGGCGTCTTCTCGTTCCGCGACCTCGGCGTTGACCTCTTTCCGAAAGCGGACCCGGCGACCGTCACCATAAACGTTCGCCTCCCCGGAGCGACATCCGAAGAAGTCACTACGCAGGTCGTCCTCCCACTCGAAGAAGCTGTCAGTACCATCAGCGGTCTCGATGAACTGAACTCACAAGCCACCGAAGGCAACGCGCGTATTACTTGCAAGTTTCTGCTCGAACGTGAGATCGAAAGCGCGGCCCAGGACGTCCGCGAGAAAGTCGCCGGCGCGATTCGACGTCTTCCGCCCAATATCCTGCCGCCGATTATTCAAAAGGCTGATCCCGACTCGGACCCGGTCATCTCGTTGGTGGTTGCCGGCGACAAGAATCTTCGCGAGACGACGGAGGTCGCTGACAAGGAAATCAAGCGCGTGCTGGAAACGGTCGACGGCGTCGGCGAGGTTAGCATGACGGGCGGGCGCGATCGGCAAATACGCGTCTTCGCGGACGCCGAGAGGCTCAACGCGCACAACATCACGATCAGCCAGCTCCAACGCGCGATTCAAAGCGAGAACGTCGAGATCCCCGGCGGCCGAATCATTCGAGGCGAATCCGAGTTGGGCATCCGGACGCTGGGGCGCATCGACGCCATCAGCCAGTTCGGCGACATAATCGTCGCCAACGTTGACGGCACGCCGATTCGTGTTACCGACGTGGGCCGCGTCGAAGACAGCTTCGCCGAGCCGCGCACCTGGAACATGATCGACGGCAAGCAAGCCGTCTCGCTTGACGTGCGAAGGCAATCGGGCACTAACACGGTAAAGATCATTAATGCGGTCAAGAAGAAGATCGAGCAAATCAAGAAGAGCATTCCGCCCGGGATCACCCTACGGATCATCCGCGACCAGTCAGTGTTCATCAACGCGTCCGTTGCGTCGCTCGAAGAACACCTGCTGTTCGGCAGCCTGCTGGCCAGTCTGGTCGTTCTGCTGTTCATCCGCAATCTGCGGTCGGTGCTGATAGCGGCGGTTGCTATCCCTACTTCGATAATCGCGACGTTCACGCTGCTCAAGGCGATGGATTTCACCTTGAACAACATGACTCTGCTGGCGCTGACGCTCGCGGTCGGCATCGTGATTGACGACGCGATAGTAGTGCTCGAGAACATCGTGCGCTACATCGAGGAGAAGCACTACGAACCAAGGCAAGCGGCTATCGAAGCGACGAAGGAGATTACGCTTGCCGTCGTTGCGACCACGATTTCGCTGGTGATCATCTTCGTGCCCATCGCGTTTATGACCGGCTACGCGCGGCGCTACGTGAATCAATTCGGCTGGACGATGGCCTTCGCCGTAATGGTTTCGATGCTGGTGAGTTTCACGCTGACGCCGATGCTCAGCTCGCGACTGCTCAAGCGCCTCGCGCACAAGCGAGAAAATGAGGGCGGCTCAACGGCGCCTGCCGAATCACAAGTCACGGATCACGCATCACGGATCACGAATCAGGAGGAGCATACATCGAAAGACTCTCGCTTCTTTGGCTGGACCGACCGCACCTACGGACGGATACTCGAATGGTCGCTCAATCATCGGATTGTGGTCGTCGCCATTGCGCTTGCGACGTTCGCTCTGACGTTTCCTCTGAACGCGATGGTAGGCCGTGATTGGATTCCCCCCGACGATCAAAGCGAGTTCTCGGTATCGATGAACTGGCCCGAAGGCACGTCGATCGAAGGCACGTCAAAGCAAGCGATCGAGATCGCGGAACGCATCAAGCAGATTCCGGAGGTCGAGTTCGTGAACCCCTTCATTCACGAAGGCATCTCGAGCCACAACCACATCTACGTTCGCCTGGTTGACCTCTCGAAGCGCAGCATCTCGAATCTCGAGGTGGCAGCCAAGATTCGCAAGATCAACGCCGAGTACAAGAACCTGCGCAGCAAGATCATCATTCCCTCGGCGCTCGGAGGTGGCGAGCTTTACTTTCCGGTGCGCGCGCCGATTCTCGGCCCTGATTTTCAGAAGGCCGCGGAACTCTCGAAACAGGTTGCGGAACGAATGCGCAGCATCCCGGGACTGCTGGACGTCGAAGCGAGTGTGAGCCTCAACAGCCCCGAGCTACAGGTCAAAATCGATCGTCAGCGGGCGAGCGATCTGGGTGTGCGCGCATCGGATGTCGCTGGCGCGGTGAGACTGATGATCTCGGGCGAAGATCAGATCTCGACCTACAAGGAAGGCGACGAGCAGTATGACGTCACGCTGCAGTTGTTGCCCGAGCAGCAGAAGGACCGCGAGGTGCTGGCGCGGCTGATGATTCCGTCGAGCAAAGTCGGTCAGGTGCGCCTCGACAGTCTCGCGACGATCGAGCACGGACTGGGGCCTTCGCGCATCGAGCGATTCAACCGGCAGTTTCAGGTCTCGGTGAACGCCAACAACGCGCCGGATTTTCCGCTCGACCAGGCGGCGCGCACGGTGGGCGACGAGATCAAGAAGGTCGGGTTGCCGGCGGGTTACACCTATCGCTTCCTGGGCGCGGTCAAGATTCTGGAGGAGACTACCGCGAACCTGATCATCGCGTTTCTGCTGGCTTCGATCTTTATGTATATGGTGCTGGCGGCGCAGTTCGAAAGCTTCCTGCATCCGTTCACGATTATGCTGGCGTTGCCGCTGTCGATCCCGTTCGCGCTGTTCTCTCTGTGGGTGACCGGTAGAACGCTGAATCTGTGGAGTGCACTGGGAGTGCTTCTGCTGCTGGGGATCGTAAAGAAGAACGGGATCCTCCAGGTGGACTACACCAACAAGCTTCGAGAGCGAGGTGTGCCGCTGCGCGAAGCGATCCTTCAGGCGAATCACGTTCGGTTGAGACCGATCTTGATGACTACGTTCTCGATCATCGCAGGGTTGATTCCTACGGCGATCGGCATCGGCGCGGGCTCGGCCCAGCGTTCGGCGATTGCGGTGACGATCATTGGCGGCCAGAGTTTGTGTTTGCTGCTGACTTTGGTGGTGACGCCGGTAGCGTACTCGATCTTCGCAGAGCTTGAAGAGCGGAGCGTTTTCGCAGCGGCACGAGCACGGCTCGCGCGTTTGAAGCTTAGCGCCGCGAGGTTCTTGAGCTTCTTGATTCGTTGA
- a CDS encoding efflux RND transporter periplasmic adaptor subunit, with protein sequence MIDHRGRATGPILLNALTVAVLSCVILSSASCSKTSGKAVDTASPRPISVRVLPVEQKQIRRNVESVGSLFPLDEVTVSSEVEGRVEKVLVDVGDHVSAGQTIVKVVPTELQLTLDQQRASLQQARARLGLSDKGEDFKDARGAAEVKKAAADLADAEQKYLRAKTLYEQGLLPKQSFDEAESRHNAARAAYDLSVQIVENLRAQLAQSKAATSLAQKKVSDSIIRAPFAGQVKERSVTQGQYLKVQTPVMVIVNVDPMRVRLRVPEKMAAWVKTGQEVTVSVEAYPDRTFKGKISRINPSVDQQTRAFEVEALIDNRENLLKPGFFVKATIPSSFVVEALFVPQDALLYVYGVYKVFVIDGNTLKEREVKIGERTGDEVEIVEGLAPGERIALATKGQELKEGAIVEVANQD encoded by the coding sequence ATGATCGATCATAGGGGTCGCGCGACAGGGCCAATACTACTCAACGCGCTAACCGTCGCAGTTCTTTCTTGCGTCATCCTGAGCTCCGCTTCGTGCTCAAAGACTTCAGGCAAAGCAGTGGACACCGCGTCGCCCCGGCCGATCTCCGTTCGCGTTTTGCCGGTCGAGCAAAAACAGATTCGCCGCAATGTAGAGTCGGTCGGGTCCTTATTTCCCCTCGACGAGGTAACCGTCAGCTCGGAGGTCGAGGGCCGCGTGGAAAAGGTCCTGGTGGATGTAGGTGATCATGTTTCCGCTGGCCAGACGATCGTTAAGGTCGTCCCGACTGAGTTGCAGTTGACCCTCGATCAGCAGCGCGCGAGTCTGCAACAAGCGAGAGCGAGGTTGGGGCTCTCCGACAAAGGCGAAGACTTCAAGGACGCGCGCGGAGCGGCCGAAGTCAAGAAAGCCGCGGCAGACCTCGCCGACGCCGAGCAAAAATATTTGCGCGCGAAGACCTTGTACGAACAAGGGCTGTTGCCGAAGCAAAGCTTTGACGAAGCGGAGTCCCGGCACAATGCCGCACGGGCAGCTTATGACCTGTCGGTGCAGATTGTCGAAAACCTGCGCGCGCAGTTGGCGCAGTCTAAGGCCGCTACGTCGCTCGCGCAAAAGAAAGTCAGCGATTCGATCATTCGTGCGCCGTTCGCTGGGCAGGTCAAGGAGCGCTCGGTCACTCAGGGCCAATACTTGAAAGTTCAAACCCCGGTGATGGTGATCGTCAACGTCGACCCGATGCGAGTGCGGCTCAGAGTGCCCGAGAAGATGGCCGCGTGGGTGAAGACCGGTCAAGAGGTCACCGTATCGGTCGAGGCTTACCCGGATCGCACATTCAAGGGAAAGATTTCGCGCATCAACCCGTCGGTCGATCAGCAGACTCGCGCATTCGAAGTCGAAGCGTTGATCGACAACCGCGAAAATCTGCTCAAGCCCGGATTCTTCGTCAAAGCGACGATACCCTCCAGTTTCGTGGTGGAAGCGCTGTTCGTTCCTCAAGACGCGCTGCTGTACGTGTACGGCGTCTACAAGGTTTTTGTGATAGACGGGAACACGCTGAAGGAAAGAGAAGTGAAGATCGGAGAGCGAACAGGCGACGAAGTAGAGATCGTCGAAGGGCTGGCGCCAGGCGAGCGCATCGCGCTGGCGACAAAAGGTCAGGAGTTGAAAGAAGGCGCGATCGTCGAAGTAGCGAACCAGGACTAA
- the lipB gene encoding lipoyl(octanoyl) transferase LipB, whose product MTSQASQPRRVCEARWLGLVQYDDGLRLQERAVDRLRSGEGPEQLLLLEHPHVFTLGRGADSSNILADQQQLQSSSVEVHETGRGGDVTYHGPGQLVGYPIINLKPDRCDVHRYVRDIEEVLIRTIAEFGVTGTRIGGLTGVWVGNEKIAAIGVRIARWITSHGFALNVNTDLSYFKMIVPCGITDKGVTSLARLLGRQIELREAAHVAASQFAQVFGRQVADPNSASFTPSASA is encoded by the coding sequence ATGACTTCACAAGCTTCTCAGCCGCGGCGAGTGTGCGAAGCTCGATGGCTAGGCCTCGTTCAATACGACGACGGCCTCCGCTTGCAAGAGCGCGCCGTAGACCGTCTTCGCTCAGGTGAAGGCCCGGAACAGTTGCTCCTCCTCGAGCACCCTCACGTGTTCACGCTTGGGCGCGGGGCCGATAGCTCCAACATCCTCGCAGATCAACAGCAGCTTCAATCCAGCTCAGTTGAAGTTCACGAAACGGGCCGTGGCGGCGATGTGACCTATCACGGGCCGGGCCAGCTTGTCGGCTATCCTATCATCAACCTCAAACCGGACCGCTGCGATGTTCACCGCTACGTTCGCGACATCGAGGAAGTGCTGATCAGAACAATCGCCGAGTTTGGTGTAACCGGAACTCGGATCGGCGGCTTGACCGGAGTCTGGGTTGGCAACGAGAAGATCGCTGCCATAGGCGTGAGGATCGCTCGTTGGATCACCAGCCACGGGTTTGCGTTAAACGTGAACACTGATCTCAGCTACTTCAAGATGATCGTGCCGTGCGGGATCACGGATAAGGGTGTCACTTCACTTGCGCGCCTACTTGGGCGGCAGATTGAATTGCGCGAAGCGGCGCATGTTGCCGCTTCGCAGTTCGCGCAGGTCTTCGGCCGCCAGGTCGCGGACCCGAATTCAGCATCGTTCACACCCTCGGCTTCGGCGTAA
- a CDS encoding dihydrolipoamide acetyltransferase family protein, translating into EPPPAKEEPKKTQAEPPPTEPAKPAAAPPAAAEPAPQAAATPPAERADSDAASTEDLRRTRSSPLVRKIAEEHGIDISEIEGTGISGRVTKQDILSFIENRDAAAKPEPAAAAATEAPTPAAPAAPPRAPAEAEAGPPPFSEGDRVRIEPMSIMRRRIAERMVESRRISAHVTSFMEIDFTKTAKLRDELKVEFLARDHVKLTFMPFIIKAVIEGITKWPIINSSVWGDQIIYKQDINIGVAVALDWGLIVPVVRGADEKSLLGLARAVNDLGERARTKQLKPDEVQGGTFTITNPGSFGGWAGTPIINQPQVAILGVGVIKKRPVVIDDAIAIRQIGVLALSFDHRIIDGAIADQFLGTVRDVIEAAEYTS; encoded by the coding sequence GAGCCACCGCCGGCGAAGGAAGAGCCCAAGAAAACACAGGCTGAGCCGCCTCCGACAGAGCCGGCAAAGCCCGCTGCCGCGCCACCGGCCGCAGCCGAGCCGGCCCCGCAAGCTGCTGCCACACCTCCTGCTGAGCGCGCCGACAGTGACGCTGCTTCAACCGAGGACTTGCGCCGGACGCGTTCGTCTCCGCTGGTTCGCAAGATTGCTGAGGAGCACGGCATCGACATCTCGGAGATCGAAGGCACCGGCATCAGCGGCCGAGTGACCAAGCAAGACATTCTAAGCTTCATTGAGAATCGCGATGCCGCCGCGAAACCTGAACCTGCGGCTGCTGCTGCCACTGAAGCTCCAACGCCCGCGGCTCCTGCTGCGCCGCCGCGCGCGCCGGCTGAAGCTGAAGCGGGTCCTCCGCCGTTCTCGGAAGGCGACCGCGTTCGGATCGAGCCGATGTCGATCATGCGCCGCCGAATCGCCGAGCGAATGGTCGAGAGCCGCCGCATCTCCGCTCACGTGACTTCGTTCATGGAAATTGACTTCACCAAGACGGCGAAGCTCCGCGATGAGTTGAAAGTCGAGTTCCTCGCGCGCGACCACGTCAAGCTGACGTTCATGCCGTTCATCATCAAGGCCGTAATCGAGGGCATCACGAAGTGGCCCATCATCAACTCGTCCGTGTGGGGCGATCAGATCATCTACAAGCAAGACATCAACATCGGCGTGGCGGTCGCGCTGGATTGGGGATTGATCGTTCCGGTGGTTCGCGGCGCGGATGAGAAATCACTGCTCGGGCTGGCGCGTGCGGTGAATGATCTCGGCGAGCGCGCGCGAACCAAGCAGCTCAAACCCGACGAGGTACAAGGCGGGACTTTTACGATCACTAATCCAGGCTCATTCGGCGGATGGGCCGGCACCCCGATCATCAACCAACCTCAGGTTGCTATTCTTGGAGTGGGAGTGATCAAGAAGCGGCCGGTGGTGATTGACGACGCGATTGCGATTCGGCAGATTGGCGTGCTCGCGCTCAGCTTCGATCATCGAATCATAGACGGAGCCATCGCGGACCAGTTCCTGGGGACCGTGCGCGACGTGATTGAAGCAGCGGAGTACACAAGTTGA
- a CDS encoding biotin/lipoyl-containing protein, translating to MSEEVKMPQMGESIAEGTIVKWLKQVGDSVKRDEPLFEISTDKVDAEIPAPTSGVLSEIKVQEGETVPVNTVVAVINGGETKPAATESAKEASPQPTEEPKKAEPPPAKEEPKKAEPPPAKEEPKKA from the coding sequence ATGAGCGAAGAAGTAAAGATGCCGCAGATGGGAGAGTCCATCGCCGAAGGAACGATTGTAAAGTGGCTCAAGCAAGTCGGCGACTCGGTCAAACGCGACGAACCGCTGTTTGAGATCTCGACCGATAAGGTCGACGCTGAGATCCCTGCGCCAACCTCGGGCGTGCTCTCCGAGATAAAGGTTCAGGAGGGTGAAACCGTTCCCGTTAACACGGTGGTCGCAGTGATCAACGGCGGTGAAACGAAGCCGGCGGCAACCGAGAGCGCGAAGGAAGCCTCTCCTCAGCCTACGGAAGAGCCCAAGAAAGCAGAGCCACCGCCGGCGAAGGAAGAGCCCAAGAAAGCAGAGCCACCGCCGGCGAAGGAAGAGCCCAAGAAAGCA